A single region of the Legionella oakridgensis ATCC 33761 = DSM 21215 genome encodes:
- the secA gene encoding preprotein translocase subunit SecA translates to MLNTLMKKMFGSRNERTLRRMEKTVSAINAFESQMQALTNEQLAAKTAHFKARMADGETLDELLAEAFAVVREVSVRTLGLRHFDVQLIGGMVLHEGNIAEMRTGEGKTLVATLPAYLNALTGRGVHVVTVNDYLAKRDSQWMKPIYEFLGLSVGVIYPDMPHAEKQAAYQADVLYGTNNEFGFDYLRDNMAFSLEDKVQRELHFAIVDEVDSILIDEARTPLIISGAAEDSSDLYMKINQLIPQLKQQQEEGDGGDYTIDEKQKQAHLTETGHQRIEELLAKAKLLDPGESLYHASNIMLMHHVNAALRAHTMFHRDVDYIVQNKQVVIVDEHTGRTMPGRRWSEGLHQAVEAKENVPIQNENQTLASITFQNFFRLYDKLSGMTGTADTEAYEFQQIYHLDVVVIPTNKPMLRVDQPDLVYLTQQDKYLAIIEDVRDCVARKQPVLVGTASIEASELLSNLLKKSNIKHQVLNAKFHEKEAQIIAEAGRPGVVTIATNMAGRGTDIVLGGNLAAELGELSDDASEADHDAVKKDWQKRHEAVVAAGGLRIIGSERHESRRIDNQLRGRAGRQGDPGSSRFYLSLDDNLMRIFASERVAAMMRRLGMKPGEPIEHNLVTRAIENAQRKLEGHNFDIRKQLLEYDNVANDQRKVIYSQRSDMMAMHDPLESVQAIREDVLGALVDSYIPPQSMEDQWDVKSLQQVLRDDFKLNTPVQQWVEQDHSIQPEQIKEKIIASCTEQYREKEKQIGRDVLAQFEKSVILQTLDNHWREHLAAMDHLRQGIHLRGYAQKDPKQEYKREAFTLFSMMLDNMKYDIIRLLSSLEVQTEDDVDAVEEQRRAEQIQKMQFIHQSDVQASEEDEGGVTTFKRSEKKIGRNEPCPCGSGKKYKTCHGTIK, encoded by the coding sequence ATGCTGAATACGTTGATGAAGAAGATGTTTGGTAGCCGCAATGAGCGCACTTTAAGGCGCATGGAAAAAACTGTATCAGCTATTAATGCCTTTGAATCTCAAATGCAGGCTTTGACTAATGAACAATTGGCAGCAAAAACTGCACATTTTAAAGCCCGTATGGCGGATGGAGAAACACTTGATGAATTATTGGCGGAAGCATTTGCAGTAGTTAGGGAGGTATCGGTACGTACCCTGGGGCTGCGTCATTTTGATGTGCAATTGATCGGCGGGATGGTGTTGCATGAAGGTAATATTGCGGAAATGCGTACGGGTGAAGGTAAAACGTTGGTGGCGACTTTACCCGCTTATCTTAATGCTCTTACTGGTCGGGGTGTGCATGTAGTGACCGTCAATGATTACCTTGCCAAACGGGACAGCCAATGGATGAAACCTATTTATGAATTTTTAGGTTTAAGCGTTGGGGTAATCTATCCGGACATGCCGCATGCAGAAAAACAAGCGGCTTATCAGGCGGATGTTCTTTATGGCACAAACAATGAATTTGGTTTCGATTATCTGCGCGATAACATGGCATTCAGTCTTGAAGATAAAGTTCAGCGCGAGCTGCATTTTGCAATCGTTGATGAAGTTGATTCCATTTTAATTGATGAAGCACGCACACCGTTAATTATTTCTGGTGCAGCAGAGGATAGCTCGGATCTTTACATGAAGATCAATCAACTTATTCCTCAGTTAAAACAGCAACAGGAAGAAGGAGATGGTGGGGATTACACGATTGATGAAAAACAAAAACAAGCGCATCTGACGGAGACAGGCCACCAGCGTATTGAAGAATTATTGGCTAAAGCGAAGCTTCTGGACCCTGGTGAAAGCCTTTATCATGCCAGCAATATCATGCTCATGCATCATGTCAACGCTGCCTTGAGAGCGCATACGATGTTTCATCGTGATGTGGATTATATCGTGCAAAACAAGCAAGTCGTGATTGTGGATGAGCATACGGGTCGAACCATGCCAGGCAGACGTTGGTCTGAAGGGTTGCATCAGGCGGTTGAAGCCAAAGAAAATGTGCCAATTCAGAACGAGAATCAGACATTAGCTTCCATTACATTCCAGAATTTTTTCCGTCTTTACGATAAATTATCAGGAATGACCGGCACAGCAGATACAGAGGCTTATGAGTTTCAGCAAATCTATCATCTGGATGTGGTGGTTATTCCAACCAATAAGCCAATGCTTCGTGTGGATCAGCCAGATTTAGTTTATTTAACTCAACAGGATAAATACCTGGCAATCATTGAAGACGTTCGTGATTGCGTGGCTCGTAAACAGCCGGTACTGGTCGGAACGGCGTCTATTGAAGCGTCTGAGTTATTGAGCAATTTATTAAAAAAATCAAATATTAAGCATCAGGTATTAAATGCCAAATTTCATGAAAAAGAGGCGCAGATTATTGCTGAAGCAGGGCGTCCAGGGGTAGTGACCATTGCCACCAACATGGCTGGCCGAGGAACGGACATTGTATTGGGTGGTAATCTTGCTGCTGAACTTGGCGAGTTGTCAGACGATGCAAGTGAAGCGGATCACGATGCAGTGAAAAAAGACTGGCAAAAGAGGCATGAAGCGGTGGTTGCTGCTGGTGGCTTGCGTATTATTGGTTCTGAGCGTCATGAGTCACGCCGTATTGACAATCAATTACGTGGTCGTGCTGGTCGTCAAGGGGATCCGGGAAGCAGTCGTTTTTATTTATCTCTTGATGATAATTTAATGCGTATTTTTGCGTCGGAACGCGTCGCTGCCATGATGCGTCGATTGGGTATGAAACCTGGCGAGCCAATAGAACATAATTTGGTCACAAGAGCCATTGAAAATGCCCAGCGAAAATTGGAAGGACATAACTTTGATATAAGAAAACAATTACTCGAATACGATAATGTGGCAAATGATCAAAGAAAAGTGATTTATTCACAACGGTCAGACATGATGGCAATGCATGACCCATTAGAGTCCGTCCAAGCGATTCGTGAAGATGTTTTGGGTGCTCTGGTGGACAGTTATATTCCTCCACAAAGCATGGAAGATCAATGGGATGTAAAATCATTACAGCAAGTTTTACGTGATGATTTTAAATTAAACACACCCGTTCAACAGTGGGTAGAGCAAGATCACAGCATTCAGCCAGAACAAATCAAGGAAAAAATAATAGCATCTTGCACAGAACAATATCGGGAAAAGGAAAAACAGATAGGTCGGGATGTTTTGGCGCAATTTGAGAAGTCAGTGATTTTACAAACGTTGGATAATCACTGGCGGGAGCACTTGGCAGCGATGGATCATTTGCGCCAAGGCATTCATTTACGTGGCTATGCGCAAAAAGATCCTAAGCAAGAGTATAAACGTGAAGCATTTACTTTATTTTCTATGATGCTGGATAATATGAAATACGACATCATTCGCTTGCTTTCTTCTCTTGAGGTGCAGACCGAAGATGATGTGGATGCGGTGGAAGAACAACGTCGTGCTGAACAAATTCAAAAAATGCAGTTTATCCACCAGAGTGACGTTCAAGCTTCTGAAGAAGATGAGGGTGGTGTGACTACATTTAAACGCTCCGAGAAAAAGATTGGCCGTAACGAGCCATGTCCATGCGGCTCCGGAAAAAAATATAAAACCTGTCATGGTACGATAAAATGA
- the zapD gene encoding cell division protein ZapD: protein MHHYALKNIIEVIKLIEKPELKSRFLKELMRIEHILNKAEIIISNSLYANLFVQIQFLSHAAGRFGENIHSDPFLQSIRLAQAGEHNDCELHSPQLLMWLENEPKKRQYDLNAWLKQLQSLSDTVSIYLALLRNTAEFDKIDMLSGFYQRSLPSKTSCHLILLRMDKDCGIVPQMQLGHHGLSLRLCEAKSMNEVRHTNTAIDLAICQL, encoded by the coding sequence ATTCATCATTATGCTTTAAAAAATATCATTGAAGTCATTAAATTGATTGAAAAACCTGAACTTAAAAGTCGATTTTTAAAAGAATTGATGCGTATCGAACATATTTTGAATAAAGCTGAAATCATCATATCAAACTCACTCTATGCCAATCTCTTTGTACAAATTCAATTTCTTAGTCATGCCGCAGGACGATTTGGTGAAAACATTCATAGCGATCCTTTTCTACAATCCATCCGGCTTGCTCAGGCAGGCGAGCACAATGACTGTGAATTACATTCACCGCAACTTTTAATGTGGCTGGAAAATGAGCCTAAAAAAAGGCAATATGATTTGAATGCCTGGCTAAAACAATTGCAATCCTTATCCGATACGGTTTCAATTTATTTGGCTTTATTACGAAATACTGCAGAATTTGACAAAATTGATATGCTTAGTGGTTTTTATCAACGTTCTTTACCATCAAAAACTTCATGCCATTTAATTTTATTAAGAATGGACAAAGATTGCGGGATTGTGCCTCAAATGCAGCTTGGTCATCATGGCTTAAGTTTGAGACTATGTGAAGCTAAATCAATGAATGAAGTACGTCATACCAATACCGCTATTGATTTAGCCATTTGTCAACTCTAA
- a CDS encoding sphingomyelin synthase family protein: MYASAIAGNPVDDLLLNLLPVYDVTFVHVYAALLFWFVVAMYILMRPGMIPFITKTASVFIITRSAFICLTHLGAPPNQLIIPENFSSFFLFNGDLFFSGHVGGPFLLALLFWRNKTLRYFSLAASLFFAYIVLIGHIHYSIDVFAAPFITFGIYELSKFLFAKEYYFFMQDIKC, encoded by the coding sequence TTGTACGCTTCTGCCATAGCAGGAAACCCGGTCGATGATTTGCTTCTTAATCTCTTACCTGTGTATGATGTCACATTTGTTCATGTGTATGCAGCGTTGTTATTTTGGTTTGTCGTTGCTATGTATATTTTAATGCGACCGGGAATGATTCCATTCATAACCAAAACAGCCAGTGTGTTTATTATAACCCGCAGCGCCTTTATTTGCTTGACTCATCTTGGTGCACCACCAAATCAGTTAATCATTCCTGAAAATTTTTCATCATTCTTTCTCTTTAATGGTGACTTGTTTTTTTCTGGGCATGTTGGAGGACCTTTCTTGCTTGCACTTTTATTCTGGCGAAATAAAACCCTGCGTTATTTTTCGCTCGCAGCCAGTCTATTTTTTGCGTATATTGTACTTATTGGCCATATCCATTACAGTATTGATGTATTTGCGGCACCTTTTATAACATTTGGAATTTATGAATTAAGTAAGTTCCTGTTTGCTAAAGAATATTATTTTTTTATGCAAGATATTAAATGCTAA
- the mutT gene encoding 8-oxo-dGTP diphosphatase MutT, translated as MNVAVAVIIDAEKRVLITRRPEQASYGGLWEFPGGKLELGESPVSALMREIKEEVGLDVIDCDFLGNVHYTYDQCEVNLLIYHVTHFTGHATCRESQMDLCWADLVSLPQFEFPAANMSIIHMIRQKLYSEEMA; from the coding sequence ATGAACGTTGCAGTGGCTGTAATTATTGATGCTGAAAAACGGGTTCTGATTACCAGGCGTCCAGAACAGGCTTCTTATGGTGGGCTGTGGGAATTCCCTGGCGGAAAATTAGAACTGGGTGAAAGCCCAGTTTCGGCTTTAATGCGCGAAATCAAGGAAGAAGTCGGGCTGGACGTCATTGATTGTGATTTTTTAGGCAATGTTCATTACACCTATGACCAATGCGAAGTTAATTTATTGATCTATCATGTGACTCATTTTACTGGCCATGCGACCTGTCGTGAGTCACAGATGGATTTGTGTTGGGCGGATTTGGTGTCTTTGCCCCAATTTGAATTTCCTGCTGCCAACATGAGTATTATTCATATGATTCGGCAAAAATTGTATTCTGAAGAAATGGCCTGA